One genomic region from Lycorma delicatula isolate Av1 chromosome 9, ASM4794821v1, whole genome shotgun sequence encodes:
- the LOC142330438 gene encoding uncharacterized protein LOC142330438, with product MLELKQCETSSFKLAEEILKFDDDFLSRLLKLYSSRVLHVTQHTLKTLVCLYFIVNWMEPTCVEFIQLLFRDTQLLLEQNTDDIGDFCIVLLHHSTLLIELGSLLELLHFPSHERIFGFLSSILNKLEQLIENLFLNPKKIPAAMLKDIIYYVNLYGSRSKAASKKVAEFLFGHSIRPLFLRCLWTVINPSERSQLNSGVLRFPLDYKSLNEKNRLQVDAMQAVTLLVCPSAICMKQDFSNVISLLDALSKEDIRMPHILQIIINSP from the exons ATGTTAGAATTAAAGCAGTGTGAAACCAGTAGTTTTAAACTGGctgaagaaattttgaaatttgatgatgattttttatCACGTCTATTGAAATTATACAGCAGTAGAGTGTTACACGTAACACAACATACTTTGAAGACACTGGTATGTTTGT ATTTCATTGTTAACTGGATGGAACCAACATGCGTTGAATTTATTCAGCTTTTATTTAGGGATACTCAGTTGTTACTCGAACAAAATACAGATGATATTGGTGATTTCTGTATTGTTCTATTACATCACTCTACATTACTGATCGAATTAggttctcttctagagctattaCATTTTCCTTCTCATGAAag aatattTGGATTCCTGTcttctatattaaataaactggagcagttgattgaaaatttgtttttaaatcctaaaaaaataccAGCAGCAATGTTAAAAGACAttatttattatgtgaatttGTATGGAAGTCGTTCTAAAGCAGCATCAAAAAAGGTTGCAGAATTTTTATTTGGACATTCCATTAGACCATTGTTTCTGAGATGTCTTTGGACAGTGATAAATCCTTCAGAAAGATCTCAGTTAAATTCAg GAGTTTTGAGATTTCCATTGGATTATAAGTCACTGAATGAAAAAAATCGATTGCAAGTGGATGCAATGCAGGCAGTAACTTTGTTGGTTTGCCCATCAGCCATCTGTATGAAACAGGATTTCAGTAATGTTATTTCTTTGTTAGATGCATTGTCAAAAGAGGATATTAGAATGCCTCATATCCTGCAAATA